A single genomic interval of Paenibacillus macerans harbors:
- a CDS encoding ABC transporter ATP-binding protein yields the protein MSIVALNHVEMSYPRKNRERFYALEQLSIEVNQGEVFCLLGPNGSGKTTTINLINGLSRPTRGDVRVFGLDPAKEMRTVRRKLSVVPQETALYNDLTAKENLLFHAQYYGIEKRMWTSQIGKLLELVGLSERQNDRVGTYSGGMQRRLALARALLTSPDLILLDEPTLGVDVQSRNSIWTRIRELTGEGKTVFLTTNYMEEADSLADRIVIIDRGSVVASGSPQQLKERITDNSMALIFERENDARTTFVRLGGKCSAVLEANKVLVNVADKKTALRMLKSFDAENDGLISFEWKEPTLNDVFLHFTGRQLRN from the coding sequence GTGAGTATTGTTGCATTGAATCATGTCGAAATGTCCTATCCCCGAAAAAATCGGGAGCGCTTCTACGCCCTGGAGCAGTTATCCATTGAAGTTAATCAGGGTGAAGTTTTCTGCTTGCTCGGTCCGAACGGTTCCGGCAAGACGACGACCATTAATCTCATCAATGGACTCTCCCGGCCGACCCGGGGGGACGTCCGAGTGTTTGGGCTCGATCCCGCGAAAGAGATGCGGACCGTCCGCCGCAAACTGTCCGTCGTCCCCCAGGAGACTGCACTGTACAATGATCTGACGGCCAAAGAAAATCTGCTGTTTCACGCTCAGTATTACGGGATCGAAAAACGGATGTGGACCTCGCAAATCGGCAAGCTGCTGGAATTGGTCGGCCTGAGCGAAAGGCAGAATGACCGTGTGGGAACGTATTCGGGGGGAATGCAGCGGCGGCTCGCGTTAGCCCGGGCCCTTCTGACCTCGCCCGATCTGATTTTGCTTGATGAGCCCACCTTAGGCGTTGACGTTCAGTCGCGGAACTCGATATGGACCCGCATCCGGGAGTTGACCGGGGAAGGCAAAACCGTATTTTTGACTACAAATTACATGGAGGAAGCGGATTCGCTGGCTGACCGGATTGTTATTATCGATCGGGGAAGCGTCGTGGCTTCCGGTTCACCACAGCAGTTGAAAGAGAGGATCACCGATAATTCCATGGCATTGATTTTCGAACGGGAAAATGATGCCCGGACTACCTTTGTGCGGCTGGGCGGAAAATGCTCGGCGGTGCTCGAAGCGAATAAGGTGCTGGTCAACGTTGCCGATAAAAAGACCGCTCTGCGCATGTTGAAATCGTTTGATGCCGAGAACGACGGGCTCATCAGCTTTGAGTGGAAGGAACCGACATTAAACGACGTCTTTCTGCATTTTACCGGACGCCAATTAAGGAACTGA
- the cobA gene encoding uroporphyrinogen-III C-methyltransferase, which translates to MTGRVYLVGAGPGDARLITLKGLDCIEKGDVIVYDRLANPSLLRKAKPGAEKIYVGKRTDRHTMKQEDISRLLVDLALAGKTVVRLKGGDPTVFGRGGEEAELLRKHGIPYEIVPGITAAISVPAYAGIPVTHRDLASSVSIIAGHESPDKLDLSINWEKVTNATGTLVFMMGVANIGYISKQLIAHGRPPETPVALVRWGTRAEQETLTGTLADIEQKVLDAGFKPPAVTVVGEVVNQREQLLWAEAMPLFGKRILVTRSRSQASDLVRGIEELGGEPYEFPVIQISMPSGAALERTDEALSRLETYDWAFFTSVNGVDYFFKHLERLGKDIRALYKARIAAVGPATLAALRERGIAAEELPGRFQAEGLLEAYGPELVPGQSVLLPRGDLARAWLPEALRDQGLAVTEAVMYETVPAGEKDEELIKLLEKGRIHAVTFTSSSTVTHLLAALSGMGVADPVAALRGAEIACIGPVTARTAEEAGLRVSILAKEATIPSLIEALCDWKERGASV; encoded by the coding sequence ATGACGGGGAGAGTATATTTGGTCGGCGCCGGCCCGGGGGATGCGCGGTTGATTACGCTAAAGGGGCTGGATTGCATCGAAAAGGGAGATGTTATCGTATATGACCGCCTGGCCAATCCAAGCCTTTTGAGAAAAGCGAAGCCGGGAGCCGAGAAAATTTACGTTGGCAAGCGGACCGACCGGCATACGATGAAACAGGAGGATATTAGCCGGCTGTTGGTCGATTTGGCGCTTGCGGGGAAAACCGTGGTGCGTTTGAAGGGCGGGGACCCTACCGTTTTCGGGCGGGGGGGCGAGGAGGCCGAACTGCTGCGCAAGCACGGGATTCCTTATGAAATCGTACCGGGCATCACCGCGGCGATATCCGTTCCGGCTTATGCCGGCATCCCGGTTACCCACCGCGATTTGGCCTCCTCCGTATCGATCATCGCCGGCCATGAAAGCCCGGATAAGCTGGACTTGTCCATCAACTGGGAAAAGGTGACGAACGCGACGGGCACGCTCGTGTTTATGATGGGCGTGGCGAATATCGGCTATATCAGCAAGCAGCTGATCGCCCACGGCCGGCCCCCGGAGACGCCGGTGGCGCTGGTGCGCTGGGGAACCCGGGCGGAGCAGGAGACGCTGACCGGGACGCTGGCCGACATCGAGCAAAAGGTGCTTGACGCCGGCTTTAAGCCGCCGGCGGTCACTGTCGTCGGCGAGGTGGTGAATCAGCGCGAGCAGCTCTTGTGGGCGGAGGCCATGCCTTTGTTCGGCAAGCGGATATTAGTGACGCGCTCCCGCTCCCAGGCGAGCGATCTCGTCCGCGGCATCGAGGAGTTGGGCGGCGAGCCGTACGAGTTCCCGGTCATCCAGATTTCGATGCCGAGCGGCGCGGCGCTGGAACGGACGGACGAGGCGCTAAGCCGCCTGGAGACGTACGACTGGGCGTTTTTCACCAGCGTCAACGGCGTCGACTATTTCTTCAAGCACCTGGAGAGACTGGGAAAAGACATTCGCGCGCTGTATAAGGCGCGCATTGCGGCCGTAGGGCCGGCCACGCTGGCGGCGCTGCGCGAGCGCGGCATCGCTGCCGAGGAGTTGCCGGGCCGGTTTCAAGCCGAAGGCCTGTTGGAAGCGTACGGCCCGGAGCTTGTGCCCGGCCAAAGCGTACTGCTGCCGCGCGGGGATCTTGCCCGGGCGTGGCTGCCGGAGGCGCTGCGCGATCAAGGGCTGGCCGTCACCGAGGCGGTCATGTATGAGACGGTTCCGGCCGGCGAAAAGGATGAAGAGCTCATCAAGCTGCTGGAGAAGGGCCGGATCCATGCCGTGACCTTCACCAGCTCCTCGACGGTGACCCATCTTTTGGCCGCGCTGTCGGGCATGGGCGTAGCCGATCCGGTGGCGGCGCTGCGGGGCGCGGAAATCGCCTGCATCGGGCCGGTCACCGCGCGCACGGCGGAGGAAGCGGGGCTGCGCGTGTCGATCCTGGCCAAGGAGGCGACGATCCCCAGCCTGATCGAGGCCCTTTGCGATTGGAAAGAGCGGGGCGCCTCGGTCTAG
- a CDS encoding precorrin-2 dehydrogenase/sirohydrochlorin ferrochelatase family protein translates to MPHYMPVMLNLEGRRCVIVGGGTVAARKAAALTEAGAVVTVISPGVTAWLQDRVREGEIAWLAREYREGDLKGAFLVFAATDSRQVNDSIVKEAEMLGIPVNDTADGARGSFITPSVVRRGKLVIGVSTSGAGPAAARELCREIDRRFGDTYEQYVEFLSLVRTRVKQQVEDKERRKRLLARLGELDILPSIRQGGFTPWSEAEIAAWIEEEQRRNSG, encoded by the coding sequence ATGCCCCATTATATGCCCGTTATGTTGAATTTGGAAGGCCGCCGCTGTGTGATCGTCGGCGGGGGTACTGTCGCCGCACGCAAAGCGGCCGCTTTGACGGAGGCCGGCGCGGTCGTTACGGTGATTAGCCCCGGCGTGACGGCCTGGCTTCAGGACCGCGTTCGGGAAGGGGAGATCGCCTGGTTGGCGCGCGAGTACCGGGAAGGGGACCTGAAAGGGGCGTTTCTCGTGTTTGCGGCTACCGATTCCCGGCAGGTGAACGATAGTATCGTGAAGGAGGCGGAAATGCTCGGGATTCCGGTAAACGATACCGCCGACGGAGCGCGGGGAAGTTTTATCACCCCCAGCGTCGTCCGCCGCGGCAAGCTGGTGATCGGGGTGTCCACTTCGGGAGCGGGACCTGCGGCGGCCAGGGAATTATGCCGCGAGATCGACCGGCGTTTTGGCGATACATATGAACAATATGTCGAATTTCTAAGCTTGGTCCGGACTCGGGTCAAGCAGCAGGTTGAAGATAAAGAGCGGCGCAAACGGCTACTGGCCAGGCTGGGTGAGCTGGATATTTTGCCGTCGATCCGGCAAGGCGGCTTCACGCCGTGGAGCGAAGCGGAGATCGCGGCCTGGATCGAAGAAGAACAACGGAGGAATAGCGGATGA
- a CDS encoding TetR/AcrR family transcriptional regulator: MEKLNLRQQKGLETKNRLIDSALKVFSAKGFDASTTKDIAKEAGTTDGLIYHYFKSKEELLWAVVDKHSLIPSLRDTAAQADSDVPLESLLTKYFGQLLHRLNEKTDLIVMFFGEAQRKPQIREYLVSLIEEGLKPLYFLLKDRTAMDEEELRLAVRNIQTAMVMYFLLYDRFTRNAETREIYIRTTVQQFLKILG, from the coding sequence ATGGAAAAACTCAATTTACGGCAGCAAAAAGGTCTGGAAACGAAAAACAGATTAATTGATTCCGCTTTAAAAGTTTTTTCCGCAAAAGGCTTCGATGCAAGCACGACGAAGGATATAGCCAAGGAAGCGGGAACTACGGACGGGTTGATTTATCACTATTTCAAATCGAAGGAAGAGCTGCTGTGGGCTGTCGTCGACAAACATTCGCTGATACCGTCCCTAAGAGACACCGCCGCTCAGGCGGATTCCGATGTGCCGCTCGAATCGCTGCTGACGAAATACTTCGGACAACTCCTGCACAGGCTGAATGAGAAGACCGACCTGATCGTAATGTTCTTCGGAGAGGCGCAGCGCAAACCGCAAATCCGGGAATATCTTGTCAGCCTGATTGAAGAGGGGCTCAAACCGCTGTATTTTCTGTTAAAAGACCGTACCGCCATGGATGAAGAAGAACTGCGTTTGGCGGTAAGAAACATCCAAACGGCCATGGTCATGTATTTCCTGCTGTATGACCGGTTTACCCGGAACGCAGAGACAAGAGAAATTTATATTCGTACGACGGTCCAGCAGTTTTTAAAGATCTTGGGTTAA
- the hemC gene encoding hydroxymethylbilane synthase, which produces MTKRTIVVGTRQSQLALTQTEQVIGDLKELCRAHGLPFEFEIKKIVTKGDRILDVTLSKIGGKGLFVKEIEQAMLDGEIDMAVHSMKDMPSVLPEGLINGGVPLRKDPRDALISRSGLHLHELPQGARVGTSSLRRSSQLLAYRPDLVLEPVRGNIDSRLRKLEEEGFDAIILAAAGLQRMGWENRVTAYLSADVCLPAVGQGALGIECRENDAELRELLSLYNDPDTALTVAAERRFLAVLNGGCQVPIGAYANLERAGGQAPEEGGAGGGEPGSGRAPRIRLTGMVGSADGRVILKESAVGEDPVALGERIAGLLLAQGADALLKEAEE; this is translated from the coding sequence ATGACGAAGCGTACGATTGTGGTAGGGACAAGACAAAGCCAGCTGGCATTAACGCAAACGGAACAGGTGATCGGCGATTTGAAGGAACTGTGCCGGGCGCATGGACTTCCGTTTGAGTTTGAGATCAAAAAAATCGTCACCAAAGGCGACCGCATCCTGGATGTGACCCTGTCGAAAATCGGCGGCAAGGGGTTGTTCGTCAAGGAGATCGAACAGGCGATGCTGGACGGGGAAATCGATATGGCGGTTCACAGCATGAAAGATATGCCGTCCGTGCTCCCGGAAGGATTGATCAACGGGGGAGTGCCGCTGCGGAAGGACCCGCGGGACGCGCTTATCTCCCGCAGCGGTCTTCACTTGCACGAGCTGCCGCAAGGCGCGCGCGTCGGCACGAGCAGCTTGCGCCGCTCCAGCCAACTGCTGGCCTACCGCCCGGATCTCGTGCTCGAGCCGGTCCGGGGAAATATCGATTCCCGCCTGCGCAAGCTTGAAGAGGAGGGGTTCGACGCGATTATTTTGGCGGCGGCGGGCCTGCAGCGGATGGGCTGGGAGAATCGGGTCACGGCTTACCTGTCCGCTGACGTTTGTTTGCCGGCGGTCGGCCAGGGCGCGCTTGGGATCGAATGCCGGGAAAACGATGCCGAGCTGCGGGAGCTGTTATCCTTGTACAACGACCCGGACACCGCGCTTACCGTGGCGGCGGAGCGCCGTTTTCTCGCCGTGCTGAACGGCGGCTGCCAGGTGCCGATCGGCGCTTACGCGAATTTGGAGCGGGCGGGCGGACAAGCGCCGGAAGAAGGCGGCGCGGGCGGCGGCGAGCCAGGCTCCGGCCGCGCTCCGCGGATCAGGCTGACCGGCATGGTCGGCTCGGCGGACGGCCGGGTTATTTTGAAGGAGAGTGCCGTAGGGGAAGATCCGGTGGCCTTGGGCGAGCGAATTGCCGGGCTGCTGCTGGCCCAAGGGGCGGACGCGTTACTTAAGGAAGCCGAGGAGTGA
- the speD gene encoding adenosylmethionine decarboxylase → MEHSTFGRHVAADVWGVDFDVLNNADLLEAHLVEAAEACGATVLSIQSRQFEPQGATVLVMLSESHLSIHTYPERGFAAIDCYTCGEMVEPGLAVDYLVSVLQPEKIYAKQLVRGLGELEVEDSPAKKAEFA, encoded by the coding sequence ATGGAACATTCAACTTTCGGAAGACACGTTGCTGCTGATGTTTGGGGAGTCGACTTCGATGTACTGAACAACGCGGATCTCCTCGAAGCTCATTTGGTGGAAGCCGCCGAAGCTTGCGGAGCCACGGTGCTGTCCATACAATCGAGACAGTTCGAACCACAAGGCGCTACGGTGCTTGTGATGCTGTCGGAGAGCCATCTCTCGATCCATACGTATCCTGAGAGAGGGTTTGCCGCCATCGATTGCTACACTTGCGGAGAAATGGTGGAGCCCGGGTTGGCCGTCGATTACCTGGTGTCCGTTTTGCAACCGGAGAAAATTTACGCAAAGCAGCTGGTTCGCGGGCTGGGCGAACTGGAAGTCGAAGATTCGCCTGCCAAAAAAGCGGAATTTGCGTAA
- the yihA gene encoding ribosome biogenesis GTP-binding protein YihA/YsxC produces the protein MKVTKAEFVISAVGPNQYPDDALPEIALAGRSNVGKSSLINRMIGRKNLARTSSTPGKTQHLNYYRINDQLYFVDVPGYGYAKVSKSQREAWGKMIEKYLMERETLKLVILIVDLRHPPSKDDELMYDWLKAYELPVCVVATKADKVPKTRWPKHLKIIKEALVLRAGDPVILFSSEEGIGKDELWGLINKSTDMEGI, from the coding sequence ATGAAAGTGACAAAAGCAGAATTTGTGATCAGTGCCGTGGGTCCAAACCAATATCCCGACGACGCCTTGCCGGAGATCGCTCTGGCAGGGCGTTCCAATGTCGGCAAATCATCTTTGATCAACCGCATGATAGGCCGCAAAAATTTGGCCCGCACGAGTTCAACTCCCGGAAAAACGCAGCATTTGAATTACTACCGCATCAACGACCAGCTCTATTTCGTGGACGTCCCCGGTTACGGTTACGCCAAAGTATCGAAATCGCAGCGTGAAGCCTGGGGCAAAATGATCGAAAAGTATTTAATGGAGCGGGAAACGCTGAAGCTCGTGATCCTGATCGTCGATCTAAGGCATCCGCCTTCCAAGGACGACGAACTGATGTACGATTGGCTGAAGGCGTATGAGCTTCCGGTTTGCGTCGTGGCCACTAAGGCGGACAAGGTGCCGAAAACGCGCTGGCCGAAGCATTTGAAAATCATTAAGGAAGCGCTGGTCCTGCGGGCCGGAGATCCCGTCATCCTGTTCTCTTCGGAGGAAGGCATCGGGAAGGATGAGCTGTGGGGGCTGATAAACAAATCAACGGATATGGAAGGGATTTGA
- the hemB gene encoding porphobilinogen synthase has product MNYPFVRHRRLRQSAAIRGMVRETVLTVDDFIQPIFVTYGSGVKNEIPSMPGVFHFSLDTLEEEVKEIVDLGIPAVLLFGIPETKDAVGTSAFVDNGIVQEATRVIKKRYPDLLVVADTCLCEFTDHGHCGMVHTYERDGHVCGDVLNDESLELLVKTAVSQAKAGADIIAPSNMMDGFVQAIRTGLDEAGFTHVPIMSYSVKYASAFYGPFREAADSAPQFGDRKTYQMDPANAREALREAESDVLEGADMLMVKPALAFMDVLRMLRDEFDLPLVAYNVSGEYSMVKAAAQKGWIDERAIVTEMLLGMKRAGADIIITYFAKDMARWLREKR; this is encoded by the coding sequence ATGAACTACCCATTTGTAAGACATCGCCGTTTGCGGCAATCGGCCGCCATTCGCGGAATGGTGCGCGAGACGGTGCTGACGGTGGACGACTTTATTCAGCCGATTTTTGTGACGTACGGCAGCGGCGTGAAAAACGAGATTCCTTCTATGCCCGGTGTGTTTCATTTTTCGCTGGATACGCTGGAGGAGGAAGTAAAGGAAATCGTCGACCTGGGCATTCCGGCGGTGCTGCTGTTCGGCATTCCGGAAACGAAGGACGCCGTGGGCACATCCGCATTTGTCGATAACGGCATCGTGCAGGAGGCTACGCGGGTGATCAAAAAACGTTACCCCGATCTGCTCGTCGTCGCCGATACCTGCCTTTGCGAATTTACCGATCACGGCCACTGCGGAATGGTGCACACTTATGAACGGGATGGGCATGTATGCGGGGACGTGTTGAATGACGAGTCGCTGGAGCTGCTCGTGAAGACGGCGGTTTCGCAGGCGAAGGCGGGCGCGGACATCATCGCTCCGTCCAACATGATGGACGGCTTCGTGCAGGCGATCCGCACGGGGCTCGATGAAGCGGGCTTCACCCATGTGCCGATCATGTCGTATTCCGTCAAATACGCTTCGGCTTTTTACGGGCCGTTCCGGGAAGCGGCCGATTCCGCGCCGCAGTTCGGCGACCGCAAAACGTATCAAATGGATCCGGCCAATGCGCGGGAAGCGCTGCGCGAGGCGGAATCAGACGTGCTGGAAGGTGCGGATATGCTGATGGTCAAACCGGCGCTGGCGTTTATGGACGTTTTGCGCATGCTGCGGGACGAGTTTGATCTGCCGCTGGTGGCCTACAACGTCAGCGGCGAATATTCGATGGTGAAAGCGGCCGCGCAAAAAGGCTGGATCGACGAACGCGCGATCGTCACGGAAATGCTGCTTGGGATGAAACGCGCCGGCGCGGACATCATTATCACTTATTTTGCCAAAGACATGGCGCGGTGGCTGCGCGAGAAACGTTAA
- the hemA gene encoding glutamyl-tRNA reductase — protein sequence MHIVVVGLNYRTAPVEVRERFSFAEKDMPQALQELLRTKSVLEGVIIATCNRTEIYVVVDRLHMCGYFIRSFMERWFGVPREEFTRHLYMYEDEQAVRHLFRVACGLDSMVLGETQILGQVKSAFLLSQREKGTGTWFNMLFKQAVTLGKRAHSETAIGESAVSISYAAVELGKRIFGSFSGKRVLILGAGKMSELTAKHLSGGGADEVIVANRTYARAQELAAKFDGTPCTMQEAMERLADVDILISSTGAEGYVITSAQVARSMKRRPDRPLFMIDIAVPRDIEPEIGELENVFLYDIDDLEGIVENNLEMRRAEAVKIDKMIEEEMQVFANWLQTLGVKPVIRALQEKAAHIHESTLDSMFNKLPELDERQRKVIRRLTKSILNQMMHDPINRIKEMAGGKQGAEALEMFTQIFALEKHLEAGAAAPSGEESAASLENEDVGPTEAPIVREAELPLAKVPV from the coding sequence ATGCACATTGTCGTAGTCGGGTTAAACTATCGCACGGCGCCTGTGGAAGTCAGAGAACGCTTCTCCTTCGCGGAGAAAGACATGCCGCAAGCGCTGCAGGAGCTCTTACGCACCAAAAGTGTATTGGAAGGCGTTATTATCGCGACCTGCAATCGGACGGAAATTTATGTGGTGGTCGATCGACTGCACATGTGCGGGTATTTTATCCGCAGCTTTATGGAACGCTGGTTTGGGGTTCCGCGCGAAGAATTTACCCGCCATTTATATATGTATGAGGATGAACAAGCCGTACGCCATCTGTTCCGGGTCGCCTGCGGCCTGGATTCGATGGTGCTGGGCGAAACGCAGATCCTTGGCCAGGTTAAAAGCGCGTTTTTGCTGTCGCAGCGCGAGAAGGGGACGGGGACCTGGTTCAACATGCTGTTTAAGCAAGCCGTGACGCTCGGGAAACGCGCCCATTCGGAAACCGCCATCGGCGAAAGCGCCGTTTCCATCAGCTATGCGGCGGTGGAGCTGGGCAAACGGATCTTCGGCAGCTTTAGCGGCAAGCGGGTGCTGATCCTCGGCGCCGGCAAGATGAGCGAGCTCACCGCGAAGCACTTAAGCGGGGGCGGAGCGGACGAAGTTATCGTCGCCAACCGGACCTATGCCCGCGCCCAGGAGCTCGCCGCCAAGTTTGACGGCACGCCGTGCACGATGCAGGAAGCGATGGAGCGGCTGGCGGACGTGGATATTCTGATTAGCTCCACCGGAGCGGAAGGATACGTGATCACGTCGGCGCAGGTCGCGCGCAGCATGAAGCGGCGCCCGGACCGTCCTCTCTTTATGATCGATATCGCGGTGCCGCGGGATATCGAGCCGGAGATCGGCGAGCTTGAGAACGTGTTTTTGTATGATATCGACGATCTGGAGGGTATCGTGGAGAACAACTTGGAGATGCGCCGGGCCGAAGCGGTGAAAATCGATAAGATGATCGAAGAGGAAATGCAGGTGTTTGCGAACTGGCTGCAAACGCTTGGCGTCAAACCGGTGATCCGCGCCCTGCAGGAAAAGGCCGCCCATATTCATGAAAGCACGCTGGACAGTATGTTTAATAAGCTGCCTGAGCTGGATGAACGCCAGCGCAAGGTGATCCGGCGGCTGACCAAAAGCATCCTGAACCAGATGATGCATGATCCGATCAACCGGATCAAGGAAATGGCCGGCGGGAAACAGGGGGCCGAAGCGTTGGAGATGTTTACGCAGATCTTTGCGCTTGAGAAGCATCTGGAAGCGGGCGCGGCCGCGCCGTCGGGAGAGGAAAGCGCCGCCTCCCTTGAAAACGAAGATGTCGGGCCGACCGAAGCGCCTATTGTGCGCGAAGCCGAACTTCCTTTGGCGAAGGTGCCGGTTTAA
- a CDS encoding RluA family pseudouridine synthase, producing the protein MPGKLVPAEGQDRLTAALAWLEGSYGAPPKLLRRLQAEGGVKLAGDRLRLRVFPPRESGFAPLEAEAEQLAVLYEDDFSLVVHKPAGVKVHPDGSGTGAAAKPGAPRATLANMVAALYAGRGEAVAAAHIHRLDDFTSGPVLFAKNEYAQLKLDEAMSRKVIGRTYIAFVHGIVSPELQVIDQPIGRDRHHNQRRRVSPTGKPALTRVELVEVYPAHGASLVRLTLETGRTHQIRVHLSAAGHPLIGDALYGGSTARLPNQALHGERLAFPDPLTGETVEVEDPWPDGLQKLRAKLR; encoded by the coding sequence ATGCCTGGCAAGCTGGTGCCAGCCGAGGGGCAGGACCGGCTTACCGCCGCCCTCGCCTGGCTTGAGGGGAGCTACGGCGCTCCCCCCAAGCTGCTGCGGCGGCTGCAGGCCGAAGGCGGCGTCAAGCTGGCCGGGGATCGGCTGCGCTTGCGGGTATTTCCGCCAAGAGAGTCCGGATTCGCTCCGCTAGAAGCGGAAGCTGAGCAGCTTGCGGTTTTGTACGAGGACGATTTTAGCCTCGTCGTACATAAGCCGGCCGGGGTCAAGGTCCATCCGGACGGCAGCGGAACTGGCGCGGCTGCGAAGCCGGGGGCCCCGCGAGCCACATTAGCCAATATGGTCGCCGCGCTGTACGCTGGCCGCGGAGAAGCGGTGGCGGCCGCGCATATCCACCGCCTGGACGATTTCACGTCCGGGCCGGTGCTGTTCGCCAAAAACGAATACGCCCAGCTCAAACTGGACGAGGCGATGAGCCGCAAGGTGATCGGGCGGACGTATATCGCTTTCGTCCACGGCATCGTCAGCCCCGAGCTACAGGTGATCGATCAGCCGATCGGCCGGGACCGCCACCACAATCAGCGGCGCCGGGTTTCCCCAACCGGCAAGCCGGCGCTGACCCGGGTGGAACTCGTCGAGGTGTATCCGGCTCATGGCGCCAGTCTGGTCCGGCTTACGCTGGAGACGGGACGAACGCATCAAATCCGCGTTCACCTGAGCGCCGCAGGCCATCCGCTTATCGGCGACGCGCTTTATGGAGGAAGCACGGCACGGTTGCCGAACCAGGCGCTGCACGGGGAACGCCTGGCGTTTCCCGATCCGCTCACGGGAGAGACCGTGGAAGTTGAAGATCCCTGGCCCGACGGGCTGCAAAAGCTGCGTGCGAAGCTTCGCTAG
- the hemL gene encoding glutamate-1-semialdehyde 2,1-aminomutase: MNHTIGRRGEERSRQAFEEAKKVLPGGVNSPVRAFKSVGLTPMYIDRGIGSRVYDIDGNSFIDYVGSWGPLIMGHAHPEVVKALQETAAKGTSFGAPTLLETEMARLVAERVPSIDVVRMVNSGTEATMSAIRLARGYTGRSKIMKFEGSYHGHADSLLIKAGSGVATLGLPDSPGVPEGVAANTIAVPYNDLASVKLAFERFGEEIAGVIVEPVAGNMGVVPPQPGFLEGLRKITSQYGSLLIFDEVMTGFRVHMNCAQGRFGVTPDLTCLGKVIGGGLPVGAYGGKREFMEQIAPTGPIYQAGTLSGNPLAMAAGYTTLSLLTPEVYERLERLSAKLADGFERNAKERGIPCTINRVGSMVCPFFTDRQVVNYETARSSDLDLFRRYFAALVEEGINVAPSQFEGMFVSGVHTDEDIELTIEAHRRALQKL, translated from the coding sequence ATGAATCACACGATCGGACGGCGGGGCGAAGAGCGTTCCCGGCAGGCTTTTGAAGAGGCGAAAAAGGTGCTGCCCGGCGGCGTAAACAGCCCTGTGCGGGCGTTTAAATCGGTCGGCTTGACGCCGATGTACATCGACCGCGGGATCGGCTCCCGCGTGTACGATATCGACGGAAACAGCTTTATCGACTATGTGGGCTCCTGGGGCCCGCTGATTATGGGGCACGCACACCCGGAGGTCGTTAAAGCGCTGCAGGAGACGGCGGCGAAAGGGACGAGCTTTGGGGCGCCTACGCTGCTGGAAACGGAGATGGCGAGACTGGTCGCGGAACGCGTGCCTTCGATCGACGTCGTGCGCATGGTCAATTCGGGAACGGAAGCGACGATGAGCGCGATCCGGCTGGCTCGCGGCTATACCGGACGCAGCAAAATCATGAAGTTCGAAGGCTCCTATCACGGCCATGCCGACAGCCTGCTGATCAAGGCGGGCTCGGGCGTAGCCACGCTTGGCTTGCCGGACAGCCCCGGCGTGCCGGAAGGCGTTGCCGCGAACACGATTGCGGTGCCCTATAACGACCTGGCATCGGTGAAGCTGGCTTTCGAGCGTTTTGGCGAAGAAATCGCCGGGGTGATCGTGGAGCCGGTTGCCGGCAACATGGGCGTTGTACCGCCGCAGCCCGGCTTCCTGGAAGGACTGCGTAAAATCACGAGCCAGTACGGCAGCCTGCTGATTTTTGACGAGGTCATGACGGGTTTCCGCGTCCATATGAACTGCGCCCAAGGGCGTTTTGGCGTTACGCCGGATTTGACCTGCCTCGGCAAGGTGATCGGGGGCGGTCTGCCGGTCGGCGCCTACGGCGGCAAACGCGAATTCATGGAGCAAATCGCCCCGACGGGACCGATTTATCAGGCCGGCACGCTGAGCGGCAACCCGCTGGCGATGGCCGCCGGCTACACGACGCTGTCGCTGCTGACGCCGGAGGTGTACGAGCGGCTGGAGCGGCTTTCCGCCAAGCTGGCGGACGGATTCGAGCGAAACGCCAAGGAGCGCGGCATTCCGTGCACGATCAATCGCGTGGGCTCGATGGTGTGCCCGTTTTTCACGGACCGGCAAGTGGTGAACTATGAAACGGCGAGAAGCAGCGACCTCGATCTGTTCCGCCGTTATTTCGCCGCGCTGGTGGAGGAAGGGATCAATGTGGCGCCTTCGCAGTTCGAAGGCATGTTCGTATCCGGCGTGCATACCGACGAGGATATCGAGCTGACGATCGAAGCGCACCGCCGCGCGCTGCAAAAGCTGTGA